A window of the Kosakonia sp. BYX6 genome harbors these coding sequences:
- the hutG gene encoding formimidoylglutamase: protein MNLWHPVEQSVWQGRDDSGEAANALRVFQTLTNTGEFAPQQHRGKVALLGFECDEGVKRNLGRAGAAQGPDVLRKALANMASHAGHEQLVEMGNLRAQQEQLERAQQALHDAALACQHAQMRTLVFGGGHETAFGHGSAVLDAFPHERVGIINLDAHLDLRHAPYASSGTPFRQLALHCEAQQRDFHYCCIGASRAANTQALWDEAARREVTVIEDLSVLNAFDAHVLPEIERNIVSYDRLYLTIDLDVLPGGEMPAVSAPAALGIPLCLLLRIVEPLCRSGKLQAVDLVEFNPAFDNAGQGARAAARLAWQIAHWWQQ, encoded by the coding sequence ATGAATTTGTGGCATCCGGTTGAGCAATCGGTCTGGCAGGGTCGGGACGACAGCGGCGAAGCGGCGAACGCGCTTCGCGTTTTTCAGACGCTGACAAATACGGGCGAATTCGCGCCACAACAGCATCGCGGCAAGGTCGCATTGCTCGGTTTTGAATGCGATGAAGGCGTTAAACGCAACCTGGGTCGCGCCGGTGCCGCGCAGGGGCCGGATGTGCTGCGTAAAGCGCTGGCGAATATGGCCAGCCATGCCGGGCACGAACAGTTAGTGGAGATGGGTAATCTCCGCGCGCAGCAGGAGCAACTGGAGCGCGCGCAACAGGCGCTGCATGATGCGGCGCTGGCCTGCCAGCATGCGCAGATGCGGACGTTGGTGTTCGGCGGCGGGCATGAAACCGCGTTTGGTCATGGTTCTGCGGTTCTCGACGCCTTCCCGCATGAGCGGGTTGGCATCATCAATCTGGATGCGCATCTTGATTTACGCCATGCGCCTTATGCAAGTTCAGGCACACCATTTCGCCAGTTGGCGCTGCATTGCGAGGCGCAGCAGCGTGATTTTCATTATTGCTGCATCGGTGCCAGCCGGGCGGCGAATACACAAGCATTGTGGGATGAAGCCGCGCGTCGAGAAGTGACGGTAATTGAAGATTTGTCCGTGCTGAATGCGTTTGATGCCCATGTATTGCCGGAAATCGAACGCAATATCGTAAGCTACGACAGGCTTTATTTGACCATCGATCTCGACGTGCTTCCCGGCGGGGAAATGCCCGCGGTTTCAGCGCCTGCCGCGCTCGGCATCCCGCTCTGCTTGCTGTTGCGTATTGTTGAGCCGCTGTGTCGCAGCGGTAAATTGCAGGCGGTCGATCTGGTGGAGTTTAACCCCGCGTTTGACAACGCCGGGCAGGGTGCCAGAGCCGCGGCGCGGCTGGCATGGCAAATCGCCCACTGGTGGCAGCAATAA
- a CDS encoding histidine utilization repressor: MFSPRPRLAPASAPVPFYEKVKQAISEKIYDGTWHPHDRIPSEAELVAQFGFSRMTINRAVRELTDEGLLVRLQGVGTFVAEPKGQSALFEVRSIADEIAARHHQHRCEVLLLEETRADLTQAAALNVEEGTRIFHSKMVHFENEIPVQIEDRTVNAAVAPDYLQQDYTQTTAHAYLSLVAPLTEGEHIVEAVQATAEECRLLQIKEHDPCLLIRRRTWSTSHIVSHARLLFPGARYRLQGHFSS; the protein is encoded by the coding sequence ATGTTTTCGCCCCGCCCCCGACTTGCACCCGCCAGTGCGCCGGTGCCTTTTTATGAAAAAGTGAAGCAGGCTATCAGCGAGAAGATTTACGACGGCACATGGCACCCACATGACCGCATTCCGTCTGAAGCCGAGTTGGTGGCGCAATTTGGTTTTAGCCGCATGACCATCAACCGCGCGGTGCGCGAGCTAACGGACGAAGGCTTGCTGGTGCGTTTGCAGGGCGTCGGCACCTTTGTCGCCGAGCCTAAAGGCCAGTCCGCGCTGTTCGAAGTGCGCAGCATCGCCGATGAAATCGCCGCTCGCCACCATCAACATCGCTGCGAAGTGTTGCTGCTCGAAGAGACGCGTGCCGACCTGACGCAGGCCGCCGCGCTAAATGTGGAAGAGGGGACGCGGATTTTCCACTCAAAGATGGTGCATTTCGAAAACGAGATACCGGTACAGATTGAGGATCGCACCGTCAATGCCGCAGTCGCGCCCGACTATTTGCAACAGGATTACACGCAAACCACCGCGCATGCCTATTTGTCGCTGGTCGCGCCATTGACCGAAGGGGAACATATTGTCGAAGCGGTACAGGCAACCGCAGAAGAGTGCCGCTTGTTGCAGATCAAAGAGCACGATCCCTGCTTGCTGATTCGCCGCCGAACCTGGTCGACCTCACATATTGTTTCTCACGCCCGCCTGCTTTTCCCCGGCGCACGCTACCGTTTGCAGGGCCATTTTAGTTCCTGA
- the hutU gene encoding urocanate hydratase — protein sequence MPHTLSRQQVIRAPRGTTLNAKSWLTEAPLRMLMNNLDPDVAENPNELVVYGGIGRAARNWECYDAIVEALKKLEHDETLLVQSGKPVGVFKTHDNAPRVLIANSNLVPHWATWEHFNELDAKGLAMYGQMTAGSWIYIGSQGIIQGTYETFVEAGRQHYHGNLQGRWVLTAGLGGMGGAQPLAATLAGACSLIIECQQSRIDFRLRTRYVDEQATSLDDALARIKDYTAQGKAVSIALCANAAEILPELVKRGVCPDMVTDQTSAHDPLHGYLPQGWTWDEYQRRGESDPQGTVQAAKRSMAQHVNAMLAFSQMGIPTFDYGNNIRQMAKEMGVANAFDFPGFVPAYIRPLFCRGIGPFRWVALSGDAQDIYKTDAKVKAMIDDQHLHRWLDMARERISFQGLPARICWVGLEWRQKLGLAFNEMVRSGEVSAPIVIGRDHLDSGSVASPNRETEAMRDGSDAVSDWPLLNAMLNTASGATWVSLHHGGGVGMGFSQHAGMVIVCDGTDEAAERIARVLHNDPATGVMRHADAGYDSAIACAAEQGLNLPMIAATQGHR from the coding sequence ATGCCGCACACCCTTTCTCGCCAGCAGGTAATCCGCGCGCCACGAGGCACGACGCTGAACGCAAAAAGCTGGCTTACCGAAGCGCCGTTGCGCATGTTAATGAATAATCTCGATCCGGATGTGGCTGAAAATCCCAATGAACTGGTGGTTTATGGCGGCATCGGGCGCGCGGCACGTAATTGGGAATGTTATGACGCCATCGTTGAAGCGCTAAAAAAACTGGAGCACGACGAAACATTGCTGGTGCAGTCCGGCAAGCCGGTTGGCGTGTTTAAAACCCACGACAACGCGCCGCGCGTGCTGATTGCCAACTCGAACCTCGTACCGCATTGGGCGACCTGGGAGCACTTCAACGAACTGGATGCGAAAGGGTTGGCGATGTACGGCCAGATGACCGCCGGAAGTTGGATCTATATCGGCAGTCAGGGAATCATCCAGGGAACGTATGAGACCTTTGTTGAAGCCGGGCGTCAGCATTATCACGGCAATTTACAAGGGCGCTGGGTGTTAACGGCGGGGCTTGGCGGAATGGGCGGGGCGCAACCGCTGGCGGCAACGCTTGCCGGCGCCTGTTCGCTGATTATTGAGTGCCAGCAGAGCCGCATCGATTTCCGTCTGCGCACGCGTTATGTCGATGAGCAAGCCACTTCTCTGGATGACGCGCTGGCGCGAATTAAGGACTACACGGCGCAAGGTAAAGCTGTCTCCATTGCGCTGTGCGCCAACGCGGCAGAGATTTTACCGGAGCTGGTCAAACGCGGCGTGTGCCCGGATATGGTGACCGACCAGACCAGCGCGCACGATCCGCTGCATGGTTACCTGCCGCAAGGCTGGACGTGGGACGAATATCAACGCCGGGGCGAGTCCGATCCGCAGGGCACGGTGCAGGCTGCGAAACGCAGCATGGCGCAACACGTTAACGCCATGCTGGCGTTCAGCCAGATGGGCATTCCGACCTTCGATTACGGCAACAATATCCGCCAGATGGCCAAAGAGATGGGGGTGGCAAACGCCTTTGATTTCCCCGGTTTCGTTCCGGCCTATATTCGCCCGCTGTTCTGCCGGGGCATTGGCCCGTTTCGTTGGGTGGCGCTCTCCGGTGATGCGCAGGATATCTACAAAACCGATGCCAAAGTGAAAGCGATGATTGACGATCAGCACCTGCACCGCTGGCTGGATATGGCGCGCGAGCGCATCAGTTTTCAGGGCTTACCGGCGCGGATCTGTTGGGTGGGGCTGGAGTGGCGGCAAAAACTGGGGCTGGCCTTCAACGAAATGGTGCGTAGTGGCGAAGTCTCCGCGCCGATTGTGATTGGCCGCGATCATCTGGATTCCGGCTCGGTCGCCAGCCCGAACCGAGAAACCGAAGCGATGCGCGATGGCTCCGACGCGGTGTCAGACTGGCCGCTGCTTAACGCCATGCTCAACACCGCCAGCGGCGCAACTTGGGTGTCACTGCATCACGGCGGCGGCGTTGGCATGGGCTTTTCTCAGCATGCCGGGATGGTGATTGTCTGCGATGGCACCGATGAAGCGGCGGAACGCATTGCTCGCGTGTTACATAACGATCCGGCAACCGGCGTGATGCGCCACGCCGATGCGGGTTATGACAGTGCGATTGCATGCGCCGCAGAGCAGGGGCTTAATCTTCCGATGATCGCCGCAACGCAGGGGCACCGCTAA
- the hutH gene encoding histidine ammonia-lyase gives MNNLNLIPGQLTLAQLRAVYHQPLHLTLDDSAFAAINDSVACVNAIMAEGRTAYGINTGFGLLAQTRIATDDLENLQRSLVLSHAAGVGEPLDDAMVRLMMLLKVNSLARGFSGIRLQVIQLLVGMINAGVTPWIPAKGSVGASGDLAPLAHMSLTLLGEGKARWQGKWLPSTEALKNAGLEPLTLAAKEGLALLNGTQTSTAFALRGLFEAEDLFASAVVCGALTTEAALGSRRPFDARIHEVRGQRGQIDAAALYRHLLTDDSAIAQSHHNCNKVQDPYSLRCQPQVMGACLTQLRFAADVLLTEANAVSDNPLVFAAENEVISGGNFHAEPVAMAADNLALAIAEIGALSERRIALLMDSHMSQLPPFLVKNGGVNSGFMIAQVTAAALASENKALAHPHSVDSLPTSANQEDHVSMAPAAGRRLWEMAANTRGVIAVEWLAACQGLDMREGLATSPLLEQARHLLREQVPHYDKDRYFAPDIDTAMQLLRERQLTRLLPEGCLATFDG, from the coding sequence ATGAACAATCTCAACCTTATTCCCGGTCAACTGACTCTGGCGCAGTTGCGCGCTGTTTACCATCAGCCGCTGCACCTGACGCTTGATGACAGCGCATTTGCCGCCATTAATGACAGCGTGGCGTGTGTGAATGCCATCATGGCGGAAGGGCGCACGGCATACGGCATCAACACCGGTTTCGGCCTGCTGGCGCAAACCCGTATCGCCACCGACGATCTCGAAAACCTGCAACGCTCGCTGGTGCTTTCCCACGCTGCGGGCGTTGGCGAACCGCTGGACGATGCGATGGTGCGTCTGATGATGCTGCTGAAAGTGAACAGCCTGGCGCGCGGGTTTTCCGGCATCCGCTTGCAGGTGATTCAGCTGTTGGTAGGTATGATCAACGCGGGCGTTACGCCGTGGATCCCCGCAAAAGGCTCGGTTGGTGCTTCCGGTGATCTTGCGCCGCTGGCGCATATGTCACTCACTTTGCTTGGCGAGGGCAAAGCCCGCTGGCAGGGGAAATGGCTGCCGTCCACCGAAGCGCTGAAAAACGCCGGGCTGGAACCGCTGACGTTAGCGGCGAAAGAGGGGCTGGCGCTGCTTAATGGCACGCAAACCTCTACCGCGTTTGCGCTACGTGGCTTGTTTGAAGCCGAAGATCTGTTTGCTTCGGCAGTGGTTTGCGGTGCGTTGACCACCGAAGCGGCGCTGGGCTCTCGTCGCCCCTTTGATGCGCGAATTCATGAAGTGCGCGGTCAGCGTGGGCAAATTGATGCGGCGGCGTTATATCGCCATCTTCTGACCGATGACAGCGCGATTGCGCAATCTCACCACAACTGCAACAAGGTGCAGGATCCCTATTCATTGCGCTGCCAGCCGCAGGTGATGGGCGCGTGTTTGACACAACTGCGTTTCGCTGCCGACGTGTTGCTCACCGAGGCTAATGCGGTATCGGATAACCCGCTGGTTTTCGCCGCTGAAAACGAGGTGATCTCTGGCGGCAATTTCCACGCGGAGCCGGTGGCGATGGCGGCAGACAACCTCGCGCTGGCGATCGCCGAAATCGGTGCGCTGTCGGAGCGGCGCATCGCGTTGTTGATGGATAGCCATATGTCGCAACTGCCGCCATTTCTCGTGAAAAATGGCGGTGTAAACTCCGGCTTTATGATTGCCCAGGTCACCGCGGCGGCGCTGGCAAGCGAAAATAAAGCGCTGGCGCACCCACACAGTGTCGATAGCCTGCCGACATCGGCAAACCAGGAAGATCACGTTTCGATGGCGCCTGCCGCCGGTCGTCGCTTATGGGAGATGGCGGCGAACACGCGCGGCGTCATTGCCGTGGAGTGGCTCGCCGCCTGCCAGGGGTTGGATATGCGCGAAGGGCTCGCCACCAGCCCATTGCTGGAACAAGCCCGCCATCTGCTGCGTGAGCAGGTTCCTCATTACGATAAAGACCGCTACTTCGCACCGGATATCGACACGGCGATGCAGTTATTGCGCGAGCGGCAACTGACGCGGCTACTGCCGGAGGGTTGTTTGGCCACATTTGATGGCTGA
- a CDS encoding DNA-binding protein, whose translation MTGKIDYQIEKYSFTEIAESARLAQQWRDVLEECRQLQAGAEERLRIALLNVDYVTSFELPFRLLLTRAPQLIAGVREEFQLGQKNVLFNGKRFGCVYSVKTDLSEIPDEFQYRLATRIRRADSTGTTAAPYQQIAKEVKAPRERLKLAFESGLEVTALDGLFWFGSQRIAADIQRLRKTGMVIATAETEVFDNVTGTTRLIPVYRSNNH comes from the coding sequence GTGACCGGAAAAATTGACTATCAAATTGAAAAGTACAGCTTTACGGAGATCGCCGAGTCAGCACGTCTCGCGCAACAGTGGCGAGACGTGCTGGAGGAGTGCCGACAATTGCAAGCCGGAGCAGAAGAGCGGCTGCGAATCGCGCTGCTGAATGTTGATTACGTCACCAGTTTTGAGCTTCCTTTCCGATTGTTGCTCACCCGCGCGCCGCAGCTTATTGCCGGGGTGCGTGAAGAATTCCAGCTTGGTCAGAAAAACGTCCTCTTCAATGGTAAGCGTTTTGGCTGCGTCTATAGCGTGAAAACCGATTTGAGTGAGATCCCCGACGAGTTTCAGTATCGCCTTGCAACCCGCATCCGACGGGCGGATTCAACCGGCACAACGGCTGCGCCTTACCAGCAAATCGCCAAAGAGGTGAAGGCTCCGCGTGAGCGGCTTAAGCTGGCGTTTGAGTCAGGTTTAGAGGTCACTGCACTCGACGGGTTATTTTGGTTTGGCAGCCAACGCATTGCCGCGGATATTCAAAGGTTGAGAAAAACGGGCATGGTGATAGCAACAGCGGAAACGGAAGTGTTTGATAACGTTACCGGTACGACAAGGCTGATTCCGGTTTATCGCAGTAACAATCATTAA
- a CDS encoding DUF6056 family protein, with translation MLEKLPKAIILLVAFMAIFAIEWLTPIHSDDYRYFLLGISPETHIHHYLTWSGRIIADYASSLILYTESQFVYSFTTAAAALAFCYFIAKTPSKTLRWEKSDYILVPLIFFTYWIANPNLGQTTFWIVGAANYLWTNLFVAAWVFFIYKITTDNVKKVSPLIILLSFMAGCSNESVSPFVVMLSALTMAYEYWMTKSVSKNKVIYTLFTLIGSCTLILSPGNFVRAGDKTFWYGKSLFERISIHLTERVHNHLALIWICYVVLFLLVLLAIFNKDIRSKIDKKYIAPAILMICVGIGTVLIMFASPSYPDRVVNGTFMFFLIAISFIAYSILVSGVRKAVIGTIVITLLCAGTFIWSYILTYKSYARVAQQEVVRLSIINKEVSQGNANFMIPDYHFIKLQNSGGQFGFFHDPAVYGEYYNVRNIYRKTVGFDYSVMANGNVLNLPEGKTAYSNATGDFIITSQQPITQPITIKVNDTEKTLDADKMKSVEINNEYWYYSHIPAGTVSNVSL, from the coding sequence ATGTTAGAGAAATTACCCAAAGCAATAATTCTGCTGGTAGCCTTTATGGCTATTTTTGCCATTGAATGGCTTACGCCGATTCACTCTGATGATTACCGCTATTTTCTTTTAGGTATTTCGCCTGAAACCCATATTCATCATTACCTCACATGGAGTGGCAGGATCATTGCGGATTATGCAAGTTCCTTGATTCTTTATACTGAATCACAATTTGTTTATTCGTTTACTACAGCGGCTGCCGCTTTAGCATTTTGTTATTTTATTGCAAAAACCCCCAGTAAGACCCTGCGCTGGGAAAAGAGTGACTATATTCTCGTACCCTTAATCTTTTTCACTTATTGGATAGCGAACCCTAATTTAGGGCAGACAACATTTTGGATTGTCGGTGCGGCGAATTATTTATGGACAAATTTGTTTGTTGCCGCCTGGGTTTTCTTTATTTATAAAATTACGACAGACAACGTTAAAAAGGTCAGCCCATTAATCATCCTTCTGAGTTTTATGGCCGGTTGTTCGAATGAAAGCGTTTCACCCTTTGTCGTTATGCTTTCTGCTCTGACAATGGCCTATGAATATTGGATGACGAAATCCGTCTCTAAAAACAAAGTCATCTATACTCTTTTCACGTTAATTGGCTCCTGCACCCTTATCTTGTCCCCGGGGAATTTTGTACGTGCCGGTGACAAAACGTTTTGGTACGGAAAATCACTGTTTGAGCGCATCTCCATTCACTTAACAGAGCGTGTACATAATCATCTGGCGCTGATTTGGATTTGCTATGTTGTCCTGTTCCTGCTCGTACTATTAGCTATTTTTAATAAAGACATCCGTTCTAAAATCGATAAGAAATATATTGCACCGGCAATTCTCATGATCTGTGTTGGTATCGGAACAGTACTGATCATGTTTGCATCACCGTCATATCCGGACAGGGTGGTGAACGGAACATTTATGTTTTTCCTGATCGCCATTTCTTTTATTGCCTACAGCATTTTAGTTAGCGGAGTGAGAAAAGCCGTCATTGGAACGATAGTAATAACGCTTTTGTGTGCCGGAACATTTATATGGTCTTATATATTGACATACAAAAGTTATGCGCGCGTGGCACAGCAGGAAGTTGTCCGGCTGAGTATTATTAATAAAGAAGTTTCGCAAGGAAATGCGAACTTTATGATCCCTGATTATCACTTCATTAAACTGCAAAATAGCGGTGGTCAGTTCGGATTCTTCCATGACCCGGCGGTTTACGGTGAATACTATAATGTTCGTAACATTTATAGAAAAACAGTGGGTTTTGATTATTCAGTGATGGCGAATGGCAACGTGCTAAACCTTCCCGAAGGGAAAACCGCCTACAGTAATGCAACGGGGGATTTTATTATCACCAGCCAGCAGCCGATTACCCAACCGATCACCATTAAGGTTAATGACACTGAAAAAACACTTGATGCAGACAAGATGAAATCTGTCGAAATCAATAATGAGTATTGGTATTACAGTCATATCCCTGCGGGTACGGTTTCAAACGTGTCACTCTAG
- a CDS encoding glycosyltransferase family 2 protein, whose product MKISLVVPVFNEEEAIPIFYKTVREFEALKNYAVEIVFINDGSKDKTESIINTLALPDPLVMPLSFTRNFGKESALFAGLEHATGDAVIPIDVDLQDPIEVIPHLIEKWQAGADMVLAKRSDRSTDGRLKRKSAEWFYKLHNKISNPQIEENVGDFRLMSREVVENIKLLSERNLFMKGILSWVGGDIDVVEYIRADRVAGKSKFNGWKLWNLALDGITSFSTFPLRIWTYIGLGVSLLSFFYAIWMVIDKMFWGNPVPGYPSLMTAVLFLGGIQLIGIGILGEYMGRVYTEVKKRPRYIVKNKKSTLEN is encoded by the coding sequence ATGAAGATTTCTCTGGTCGTACCCGTCTTCAATGAAGAGGAAGCCATACCGATTTTCTACAAAACTGTGCGTGAATTTGAAGCCCTTAAGAATTACGCCGTTGAGATCGTTTTCATTAATGATGGGAGCAAGGACAAAACCGAATCTATCATTAATACGCTCGCGCTCCCGGACCCGCTTGTCATGCCTTTGTCATTCACCCGCAATTTTGGTAAAGAATCGGCGCTTTTTGCCGGTCTTGAACATGCAACGGGTGATGCTGTCATCCCTATTGATGTTGATTTGCAGGATCCGATAGAAGTGATCCCCCATCTGATAGAAAAATGGCAAGCGGGCGCTGACATGGTGTTGGCTAAACGATCCGATCGTTCAACGGATGGCAGACTGAAGCGTAAATCCGCCGAGTGGTTCTATAAGCTGCATAATAAAATCAGCAATCCGCAGATAGAGGAAAATGTCGGCGATTTTCGTCTGATGTCGCGCGAGGTCGTAGAGAACATCAAATTACTGTCTGAACGTAACCTCTTTATGAAAGGTATTCTTTCATGGGTAGGCGGTGATATTGACGTTGTCGAATATATACGCGCCGATCGGGTTGCCGGAAAATCAAAATTCAACGGCTGGAAACTCTGGAATCTTGCTCTTGATGGAATAACCAGTTTCTCCACCTTTCCGTTACGTATTTGGACCTATATCGGACTGGGTGTTTCTTTATTGTCATTTTTTTATGCCATTTGGATGGTAATAGATAAAATGTTTTGGGGTAATCCTGTTCCAGGCTATCCATCATTAATGACAGCAGTATTGTTTTTAGGCGGCATTCAGCTTATTGGAATTGGAATCCTTGGCGAGTATATGGGGCGGGTTTATACAGAAGTTAAAAAACGACCTCGTTATATCGTTAAAAACAAAAAAAGCACTCTGGAAAATTGA
- a CDS encoding GtrA family protein, which produces MLRLFTTYASIGLLNTALHWVIFSLCVYGLDTSQALANFAGFVAAVSFSFFANARYTFKTSASTRRYIMYVGFMGVLSALVGWAADRSGMPPIATLVIFSTISLVCGFTYSKFIVFRDVK; this is translated from the coding sequence ATGTTAAGACTATTCACAACGTACGCATCTATCGGTCTGCTTAATACGGCCTTGCATTGGGTCATCTTTTCCCTGTGTGTTTATGGCTTAGACACAAGCCAGGCGCTAGCGAACTTTGCCGGGTTTGTCGCGGCTGTGAGTTTCAGCTTCTTTGCGAATGCCAGGTACACATTCAAAACATCGGCAAGTACCCGGCGTTACATCATGTATGTCGGTTTTATGGGAGTACTGAGCGCACTTGTTGGCTGGGCTGCCGACAGGTCTGGGATGCCGCCGATTGCTACGCTCGTTATTTTCTCCACTATCAGCCTGGTGTGTGGTTTTACCTACTCAAAATTCATCGTATTCAGGGATGTGAAATGA
- a CDS encoding formate/nitrite transporter family protein: MDQLEDEKIDPHSDDIKVESDEKKRGEKIELDEERLPSRAMAIHEHIRQDGEKELERDAMALFWSAIAAGLSMGASLLAKGIFHVQLDGIPGGFLLENLGYTFGFIIVIMARQQLFTENTVTAVLPVMQKPSWVNIGLLGRLWGVVLLGNLVGTAVAAWAFEYMPIFDEATRDAFVKIGMDVMKNTPLEMFSNAIISGWIIATMVWMFPAAGAAKIVVIILMTWLIALADTTHIVVGAVEIFYLVFNGTLHWSEFIWPFALPTLAGNICGGTFIFALLSHAQIRNDMINARKAEAKAKSKEQKQVRQRTTDKET; encoded by the coding sequence GTGGATCAATTAGAAGATGAGAAAATCGACCCGCACAGCGATGACATCAAAGTGGAGAGCGACGAGAAAAAGCGTGGGGAAAAGATAGAGCTTGACGAGGAGCGCCTGCCCTCGCGGGCAATGGCGATTCATGAGCATATTCGCCAGGATGGCGAAAAAGAGCTGGAACGCGACGCAATGGCGCTGTTCTGGTCTGCGATTGCCGCGGGTTTATCAATGGGCGCGTCGTTGCTGGCAAAAGGCATTTTTCACGTCCAGCTTGATGGCATTCCCGGCGGTTTTCTGCTGGAGAACCTCGGTTATACCTTTGGCTTTATTATCGTCATCATGGCGCGCCAGCAACTGTTTACGGAAAACACCGTGACCGCCGTCTTGCCGGTGATGCAAAAACCGAGCTGGGTGAATATCGGCCTGCTCGGGCGGTTATGGGGCGTAGTGTTGTTGGGTAACCTGGTCGGTACAGCGGTCGCGGCTTGGGCGTTTGAGTATATGCCGATTTTTGATGAAGCGACGCGCGATGCGTTTGTCAAAATCGGCATGGATGTAATGAAAAATACACCGTTAGAAATGTTTTCCAACGCCATTATTTCCGGCTGGATCATCGCCACCATGGTGTGGATGTTCCCGGCGGCGGGCGCGGCAAAAATCGTGGTGATTATTCTGATGACCTGGCTTATCGCGCTGGCGGATACCACGCATATTGTGGTGGGCGCGGTAGAGATTTTTTATCTGGTGTTTAACGGCACGCTGCACTGGAGTGAGTTTATCTGGCCGTTCGCCCTGCCAACCCTCGCCGGGAATATTTGCGGCGGCACCTTTATCTTCGCCCTGCTCAGCCATGCGCAGATCCGTAACGACATGATCAATGCCCGCAAGGCTGAGGCAAAAGCGAAATCGAAGGAGCAGAAGCAGGTACGCCAACGCACCACAGATAAAGAAACATAA